In one Modestobacter sp. L9-4 genomic region, the following are encoded:
- a CDS encoding aldo/keto reductase: MTDLPADWLRPLGSTGLTVSALCAGGGPLGSMPGNFGYEVPAQQGVDTVLRVLEGPIRFLDTSNNYSGGDSERRIGAALAQAGGLPEGFVLATKIDRGPGNDFSAARVRRSIAESLERLGLDRIELLFLHDPEHISFEEGMAEGGPVRELVRLREEGLAAHIGVAGGPVDLMRRYVETGLFEALITHNRFTLVDRSADELLTVAADRGLGVLNAAVYGGGILARGAAATTRYAYKEAPAEVVDAVRAIEAACARHGVPLATAAVQFSTRDPRVTSTVVGFSRPERVADVVEQASQPVPDELWAEIDALVPSSTHWLY; the protein is encoded by the coding sequence GTGACCGACCTGCCCGCCGACTGGCTGCGCCCGCTGGGCAGCACCGGGCTCACCGTCTCGGCCCTCTGCGCCGGTGGCGGTCCGCTGGGCAGCATGCCGGGCAACTTCGGCTACGAGGTGCCGGCCCAGCAGGGCGTCGACACCGTGCTGCGCGTGCTCGAGGGGCCGATCCGCTTCCTGGACACCTCCAACAACTACAGCGGCGGCGACAGCGAGCGCCGGATCGGGGCGGCGCTCGCCCAGGCCGGTGGTCTGCCCGAGGGCTTCGTGCTGGCCACCAAGATCGACCGCGGGCCGGGCAACGACTTCTCCGCCGCCCGGGTCCGCCGCTCGATCGCCGAGAGCCTCGAGCGCCTCGGGCTGGACCGCATCGAGCTCCTGTTCCTGCACGACCCCGAGCACATCAGCTTCGAGGAGGGCATGGCCGAGGGCGGGCCCGTGCGGGAGCTCGTGCGGCTGCGCGAGGAGGGACTGGCCGCCCACATCGGCGTGGCCGGCGGGCCGGTCGACCTGATGCGCCGCTACGTGGAGACCGGGCTGTTCGAGGCGCTGATCACCCACAACCGGTTCACCCTCGTCGACCGCTCGGCCGACGAGCTGCTCACCGTCGCCGCCGACCGCGGCCTGGGCGTGCTCAACGCCGCGGTCTACGGCGGCGGCATCCTCGCCCGGGGCGCCGCGGCGACCACCCGGTACGCCTACAAGGAGGCGCCCGCCGAGGTGGTGGACGCCGTCCGCGCGATCGAGGCCGCCTGCGCCCGGCACGGCGTGCCGCTGGCCACCGCGGCCGTGCAGTTCTCCACCCGCGACCCCCGGGTCACCTCCACCGTCGTCGGCTTCTCCCGGCCCGAGCGGGTCGCCGACGTCGTCGAGCAGGCGAGCCAGCCGGTGCCCGACGAGCTGTGGGCCGAGATCGACGCCCTGGTGCCCAGCAGCACCCACTGGCTGTACTGA
- a CDS encoding GH1 family beta-glucosidase, which translates to MSEPLTFPAGFRWGTATASYQIEGAVGEGGRGVSIWDTFAATPGTITDGSSGAVADDHYHRYAEDVGLMAELGTGTYRFSFAWPRLQPTGSGALNPEGVAFYDRLLDELHGRGIAPWATLYHWDLPQTLEDAGGWPARDTAARFADYAVAVHARFADRVPDWTTHNEPWCSAFRGYAGGQHAPGRREPGAAVHAAHHLMLGHGMAVQAMRAARPDLRYGITLNLYPTDPATDSAADADAARRVDGICNRLFLDPLLRGAYPADVLDDVAPAAGRDFVQAGDEELIAQPLDVLGVNYYSRHVVRARTGPDDEGRGDTGWVGAEQVVKVGTGRPRTHMGWEIDPDGLVDVLGYVSTRYDAPPLYVTENGAAFDDVVSEDGAVHDPERTAYLDGHFRAALRAIACGVDLRGYFVWSLLDNFEWAFGYTRRFGLVHVDYDTQRRTVKDSGRGYARVTAANAVPADR; encoded by the coding sequence GTGAGCGAGCCCCTGACCTTCCCCGCCGGCTTCCGCTGGGGCACGGCGACCGCCAGCTACCAGATCGAGGGCGCCGTCGGCGAGGGCGGCCGCGGGGTGTCCATCTGGGACACCTTCGCCGCCACCCCCGGCACGATCACCGACGGGTCGTCGGGCGCGGTCGCCGACGACCACTACCACCGCTACGCCGAGGACGTCGGCCTGATGGCCGAGCTCGGCACCGGCACCTACCGCTTCTCCTTCGCCTGGCCGCGGCTGCAGCCCACCGGCAGCGGCGCGCTGAACCCCGAGGGCGTCGCGTTCTACGACCGGCTGCTCGACGAGCTGCACGGCCGGGGCATCGCGCCGTGGGCCACGCTCTACCACTGGGACCTGCCGCAGACCCTCGAGGACGCCGGTGGCTGGCCGGCCCGCGACACCGCCGCCCGGTTCGCCGACTACGCCGTGGCCGTGCACGCCCGCTTCGCCGACCGGGTCCCGGACTGGACGACGCACAACGAGCCCTGGTGCTCGGCCTTCCGCGGGTACGCCGGCGGCCAGCACGCCCCCGGCCGCCGCGAGCCCGGTGCCGCGGTGCACGCCGCCCACCACCTGATGCTGGGTCACGGGATGGCGGTGCAGGCGATGCGCGCGGCCCGCCCGGACCTGCGCTACGGCATCACGCTCAACCTCTACCCGACCGACCCGGCCACCGACTCGGCCGCCGACGCCGACGCCGCGCGGCGGGTCGACGGCATCTGCAACCGGCTCTTCCTCGACCCGCTGCTGCGCGGCGCCTACCCCGCCGACGTCCTCGACGACGTGGCGCCGGCGGCCGGACGGGACTTCGTGCAGGCCGGGGACGAGGAGCTGATCGCCCAGCCGCTGGACGTGCTGGGCGTCAACTACTACAGCCGGCACGTGGTGCGGGCCCGCACCGGCCCGGACGACGAGGGCCGCGGCGACACCGGCTGGGTGGGTGCCGAGCAGGTGGTGAAGGTGGGCACCGGCCGCCCGCGGACGCACATGGGCTGGGAGATCGACCCCGACGGGCTGGTCGACGTCCTGGGGTACGTCTCCACGAGGTACGACGCCCCGCCGCTGTACGTCACCGAGAACGGTGCGGCCTTCGACGACGTGGTGAGCGAGGACGGCGCCGTGCACGACCCCGAGCGCACCGCCTACCTGGACGGCCACTTCCGCGCCGCTCTGCGCGCCATCGCCTGCGGGGTGGACCTGCGCGGCTACTTCGTCTGGTCGCTGCTGGACAACTTCGAGTGGGCGTTCGGGTACACCCGCCGCTTCGGCCTCGTGCACGTCGACTACGACACCCAGCGGCGCACCGTGAAGGACAGCGGCCGCGGGTACGCCCGGGTCACCGCCGCCAACGCCGTGCCGGCGGACCGATGA
- a CDS encoding mandelate racemase/muconate lactonizing enzyme family protein, protein MRITGLRCALLGANPTVRITTDEGIDGFGQVEAYKPWLKPIVLHYEPYILGQDPTDVERVMLRIRRMGAAKPWGSAVSAIEMALWDLAGKAAGLPVYKLLGGKVRDRVRVYNGGVRAPMTGYDPEDYAAAAAYMKAAPEGFTIVKEGIGFHGPMAASTPGFFYGDPRTGPPHPDAGVLTERGMAHAVACVEAVKEVLGDGIGLALDCGPGWSVADAVRFARKVEHLDLMWLEDLLTGDYTPYTDAGTYRDVTMSTTVPIHTGEQLYLRQNFMELIERRAVRVIGPDPADVGGLAELKWIAEHADLHGISIAPHGVWDGLIGLAAHVQVGATLPSNFIAFEYPVASPSWWYDVVEGLPDPIVVDGHIEVWDRPGLGVTINAEAAREHLAEDDRDFFDTPVTR, encoded by the coding sequence ATGAGGATCACCGGGCTCAGGTGCGCGCTGCTGGGGGCCAACCCCACGGTGCGGATCACCACCGACGAGGGCATCGACGGCTTCGGCCAGGTCGAGGCCTACAAGCCGTGGCTCAAGCCGATCGTGCTGCACTACGAGCCCTACATCCTGGGGCAGGACCCCACCGACGTGGAGCGGGTCATGCTGCGCATCCGGCGGATGGGCGCGGCCAAGCCGTGGGGGAGCGCGGTCAGCGCCATCGAGATGGCGCTGTGGGACCTGGCCGGCAAGGCCGCCGGACTCCCCGTGTACAAGCTGCTGGGCGGCAAGGTGCGCGACCGGGTGCGGGTCTACAACGGCGGTGTCCGCGCGCCGATGACCGGCTACGACCCGGAGGACTACGCGGCCGCGGCGGCGTACATGAAGGCCGCGCCCGAGGGCTTCACCATCGTCAAGGAGGGCATCGGCTTCCACGGGCCGATGGCCGCCTCCACCCCCGGCTTCTTCTACGGCGACCCGCGCACCGGGCCGCCGCACCCCGACGCCGGCGTGCTCACCGAGCGGGGGATGGCGCACGCCGTGGCCTGCGTCGAGGCGGTCAAGGAGGTGCTCGGCGACGGCATCGGCCTGGCGCTGGACTGCGGACCGGGGTGGAGCGTGGCCGACGCCGTCCGCTTCGCCCGGAAGGTGGAGCACCTGGACCTGATGTGGCTGGAGGACCTGCTGACCGGTGACTACACGCCCTACACCGACGCCGGCACCTACCGGGACGTCACGATGAGCACCACGGTCCCGATCCACACCGGCGAGCAGCTGTACCTGCGGCAGAACTTCATGGAGCTCATCGAGCGCCGCGCGGTGCGGGTGATCGGGCCCGACCCCGCCGACGTCGGCGGGCTGGCCGAGCTCAAGTGGATCGCCGAGCACGCCGACCTGCACGGCATCTCGATCGCCCCGCACGGCGTCTGGGACGGGCTGATCGGCCTGGCCGCGCACGTGCAGGTCGGGGCGACCCTGCCGTCGAACTTCATCGCCTTCGAGTACCCGGTGGCCAGCCCGTCCTGGTGGTACGACGTGGTCGAGGGGCTGCCCGACCCGATCGTGGTCGACGGCCACATCGAGGTGTGGGACCGACCGGGCCTGGGGGTCACGATCAACGCGGAGGCAGCACGGGAGCACCTCGCCGAGGACGACCGCGACTTCTTCGACACCCCGGTGACCCGGTGA
- a CDS encoding sugar kinase, which produces MTPPALVCLGETMALVASSRPGLLRHQRELLLGTGGSESNVAIAASRLGTATAWTGRVGDDELGELVLRDLRAEQVHVQATVDPQRPTGLMVKERRSAEASRVWYHRTGSAGSALDVADLDRGLVEGAGVLHVSGITFSLSAQARDTARTAVDWARAAGVAVSLDLNYRSRLWGVEEYAATLGELLPDVDVVFGSPHEFAPLVGEGEPRAQLERMTARGPAEVVLKLGAEGACALVDGELLSSPAVPVQVVDTVGAGDAFVAGWLAERLAGLAPADRLRTAVGCGALACTVEGDWEGSPTRRELAALGRGDDAVQR; this is translated from the coding sequence GTGACCCCGCCCGCCCTGGTCTGCCTGGGCGAGACGATGGCGCTGGTGGCCAGCAGCCGCCCCGGGCTGCTGCGGCACCAGCGCGAGCTGCTGCTGGGCACCGGTGGCAGCGAGTCCAACGTGGCGATCGCGGCCAGCCGGCTGGGCACCGCGACGGCGTGGACCGGGCGGGTGGGCGACGACGAGCTGGGTGAGCTGGTGCTGCGCGACCTGCGGGCCGAGCAGGTGCACGTGCAGGCCACCGTCGACCCGCAGCGGCCCACCGGGCTGATGGTCAAGGAGCGGCGCAGCGCCGAGGCCTCCCGGGTCTGGTACCACCGCACCGGCAGCGCCGGCTCCGCCCTCGACGTCGCCGACCTGGACCGCGGCCTGGTCGAGGGGGCCGGCGTGCTGCACGTCAGCGGCATCACCTTCAGCCTGTCCGCGCAGGCCCGCGACACCGCCCGCACGGCCGTGGACTGGGCGCGGGCCGCCGGCGTCGCGGTGTCGCTGGACCTCAACTACCGGAGCCGGCTGTGGGGCGTCGAGGAGTACGCGGCGACGCTGGGCGAGCTGCTGCCCGACGTCGACGTCGTCTTCGGGTCTCCGCACGAGTTCGCCCCGCTCGTGGGCGAGGGTGAGCCGCGCGCGCAGCTGGAGCGGATGACCGCCCGCGGCCCGGCCGAGGTGGTGCTCAAGCTCGGTGCCGAGGGTGCCTGCGCGCTGGTGGACGGTGAGCTCCTCAGCTCCCCCGCCGTGCCCGTGCAGGTCGTCGACACCGTCGGCGCCGGCGACGCCTTCGTCGCCGGCTGGCTGGCCGAGCGGCTGGCCGGGCTCGCCCCGGCCGACCGGCTGCGCACCGCCGTCGGCTGCGGCGCCCTGGCCTGCACCGTCGAGGGCGACTGGGAGGGCTCCCCCACCCGCCGCGAGCTGGCCGCGCTGGGCCGCGGGGACGACGCCGTCCAGCGTTGA
- a CDS encoding Gfo/Idh/MocA family protein encodes MTAPVRLAVVGGGWRAEFFTRLAGLLPDRFTLVGAAARTPETVERLGRQWGVPAYGSAAELVDAQHPELVVSSVPRTENPHVLADLVGRGVHVLTETPPASDEAALAALWSSLGARDLVHVAEQYPSMPTHAARQEVVRRGHIGRPTSVQVSSTHDYHAVALMRRHLGVGLGPTRVSATSLTAPLVDPLRRSGWTDDPEPKEAATVLATIDFGDGASGLYDFTDNQWHNRLRRRRMVVRGSSGEIVDDTVVGLVAERTVVTATIARSQLGHDLNLDGADTEHLSLGMEVLWRNPFLGLRLMDEEIAIASVMVDAAGWARDEGPGPYPLADACHDHLVSLAVHRSLATGAPVDTPLPPWAR; translated from the coding sequence ATGACCGCGCCGGTGCGGCTGGCCGTCGTCGGCGGCGGCTGGCGCGCGGAGTTCTTCACCCGGCTGGCCGGGCTGCTCCCGGACCGGTTCACCCTCGTCGGGGCCGCGGCCCGCACGCCGGAGACGGTCGAGCGGCTGGGCCGGCAGTGGGGCGTGCCCGCCTACGGGTCCGCGGCGGAGCTCGTCGACGCGCAGCACCCGGAGCTGGTGGTGAGCAGCGTGCCCCGCACCGAGAACCCGCACGTGCTGGCCGACCTCGTCGGGCGCGGGGTGCACGTGCTCACCGAGACCCCGCCGGCCAGCGACGAGGCCGCGCTGGCCGCGCTGTGGTCGTCGCTCGGCGCCCGCGACCTGGTGCACGTCGCCGAGCAGTACCCGTCGATGCCCACGCACGCCGCGCGCCAGGAGGTGGTGCGCCGCGGGCACATCGGCCGACCCACCTCGGTGCAGGTCTCCTCCACCCACGACTACCACGCGGTCGCGCTCATGCGCCGGCACCTGGGCGTCGGCCTCGGCCCCACCCGGGTGTCGGCCACCTCGCTCACCGCGCCGCTGGTCGACCCGCTGCGCCGCTCGGGCTGGACCGACGACCCGGAGCCGAAGGAGGCCGCCACGGTGCTGGCCACGATCGACTTCGGCGACGGGGCCTCCGGGCTCTACGACTTCACCGACAACCAGTGGCACAACCGGCTGCGCCGGCGCCGCATGGTGGTCCGCGGCAGCTCCGGGGAGATCGTCGACGACACGGTGGTCGGGCTCGTCGCCGAGCGCACCGTGGTGACCGCCACGATCGCCCGCTCCCAGCTGGGGCACGACCTCAACCTCGACGGCGCCGACACCGAGCACCTGTCGCTGGGCATGGAGGTGCTCTGGCGCAACCCGTTCCTGGGCCTGCGGCTGATGGACGAGGAGATCGCCATCGCCTCGGTGATGGTCGACGCGGCCGGGTGGGCCCGGGACGAGGGGCCAGGGCCCTACCCCCTCGCCGACGCCTGCCACGACCACCTGGTGTCGCTGGCCGTGCACCGGTCGCTGGCCACCGGCGCACCGGTCGACACGCCCCTCCCGCCGTGGGCGCGGTGA
- a CDS encoding aldo/keto reductase has product MTRAEDQVLTPRPLGRTGLSVPPLCIGTSAIGSIPRIYGYEVADDQALETLRAVFAGPIRFIDTSNSYGAGASEQRIGAALREIGGLPPGFLLSTKVDPAPGSDDFSGARVRASLAESSERLGLTDLPVVHLHDPEKIGFEAAMAPGGPVEALVALREEGRIGHLGVAGGPVDMLRRFVDTGLFEVVITHNRWTLLDRSAEPLLADCAAAGVAVVNGAPFGGGILVKGPAAAPRYAYRDVSDAVRDSVLAMQEACDRAGVPLAAAALQASTREPRITSTIVGITRPERLAQTLDLAAVPVPGALWAELDALTPPSRTWLG; this is encoded by the coding sequence ATGACCCGGGCAGAGGACCAGGTGCTCACCCCCCGCCCGCTGGGCCGCACCGGGCTGTCGGTGCCGCCGCTGTGCATCGGCACCAGCGCCATCGGCAGCATCCCGCGCATCTACGGCTACGAGGTCGCCGACGACCAGGCACTGGAGACGCTGCGGGCGGTGTTCGCCGGCCCGATCCGGTTCATCGACACCTCCAACAGCTACGGCGCCGGGGCCAGCGAGCAGCGCATCGGCGCGGCGCTGCGGGAGATCGGCGGCCTGCCGCCGGGCTTCCTGCTCAGCACCAAGGTCGACCCGGCGCCCGGCAGCGACGACTTCTCCGGCGCGCGCGTGCGGGCCTCGCTGGCCGAGAGCAGCGAGCGGCTAGGGCTGACCGACCTGCCGGTGGTGCACCTGCACGACCCGGAGAAGATCGGCTTCGAGGCGGCGATGGCCCCCGGCGGGCCGGTCGAGGCGCTGGTCGCGCTGCGCGAGGAGGGCCGGATCGGCCACCTCGGCGTGGCCGGCGGGCCGGTGGACATGCTGCGCCGCTTCGTCGACACCGGGCTGTTCGAGGTCGTCATCACGCACAACCGGTGGACCCTGCTGGACCGCTCCGCCGAGCCGCTGCTGGCCGACTGCGCCGCGGCCGGGGTGGCGGTGGTCAACGGTGCCCCGTTCGGCGGCGGCATCCTGGTCAAGGGCCCGGCGGCCGCGCCGCGCTACGCCTACCGCGACGTCAGCGACGCCGTCCGGGACAGCGTGCTGGCCATGCAGGAGGCCTGCGACCGGGCCGGCGTCCCGCTGGCCGCGGCGGCCCTGCAGGCCTCCACGCGCGAGCCGCGGATCACCTCGACGATCGTCGGCATCACCCGGCCCGAGCGGCTCGCGCAGACCCTGGACCTGGCCGCCGTCCCGGTGCCCGGGGCGCTGTGGGCCGAGCTGGACGCGCTCACCCCGCCGTCCCGCACGTGGCTGGGATGA
- a CDS encoding NAD(P)-dependent oxidoreductase translates to MTTTVCVPDAGFADRLRAVAPEAEVVVWDGHAEPPPGLDRVSVVVPPYPKAGWTAEQFTRLPAAAVLQVLSAGTEAWLPLAPPGLTICNGRGVHGSSTAELAVTGLLSHWHALPALAEQQRAHRWEPVQAETAWGRHVVVVGAGDIARTVAAALQVFGARTTLCGRTARDGVAAVADLPELCATADALVLAVPLDDATRGLVDAALLARLPGSAVVVNVARGPIVDTAALLAELVSGRLRAVLDVTDPEPLPADHPLWAAPGLVLTPHVGGGAVGWRDRAGQLVADQVCRWLDGRPLENVVRPGTATTSDAPTGGGTR, encoded by the coding sequence GTGACCACCACCGTCTGCGTGCCCGACGCCGGGTTCGCCGACCGGCTGCGCGCCGTCGCCCCCGAGGCAGAGGTCGTCGTCTGGGACGGTCACGCGGAGCCGCCGCCCGGGCTGGACCGGGTGTCGGTCGTCGTCCCGCCGTACCCGAAGGCGGGCTGGACGGCCGAGCAGTTCACCCGGCTGCCGGCGGCCGCCGTGCTGCAGGTGCTCTCGGCCGGCACCGAGGCGTGGCTGCCGCTCGCGCCGCCGGGGCTGACCATCTGCAACGGCCGCGGCGTTCACGGGTCCTCGACCGCCGAGCTGGCCGTCACCGGGCTGCTGTCGCACTGGCACGCGCTGCCCGCGCTGGCCGAGCAGCAGCGGGCGCACCGCTGGGAACCGGTGCAGGCCGAGACCGCCTGGGGCCGGCACGTGGTCGTCGTGGGCGCCGGTGACATCGCCCGCACCGTCGCGGCGGCGCTGCAGGTGTTCGGTGCCCGCACCACGCTGTGCGGCCGCACCGCCCGCGACGGCGTGGCCGCGGTCGCCGACCTGCCGGAGCTGTGCGCGACCGCCGACGCGCTCGTCCTCGCCGTCCCGCTGGACGACGCGACCCGCGGGCTCGTCGACGCCGCGCTGCTGGCCCGGCTGCCCGGCTCCGCGGTGGTGGTCAACGTGGCCCGCGGGCCGATCGTGGACACCGCCGCCCTGCTCGCCGAGCTGGTGTCCGGGCGCCTGCGGGCGGTGCTGGACGTGACCGACCCCGAGCCGCTGCCGGCCGACCACCCGCTGTGGGCGGCGCCGGGGCTCGTGCTCACCCCGCACGTCGGCGGCGGCGCCGTCGGCTGGCGGGACCGCGCCGGGCAGCTGGTCGCCGACCAGGTGTGCCGGTGGCTCGACGGCCGGCCGCTGGAGAACGTCGTCCGGCCCGGCACCGCAACGACCAGCGACGCACCGACCGGAGGAGGGACCCGATGA
- a CDS encoding aldehyde dehydrogenase (NADP(+)) has product MIASIDPRTGTTVEELDVSTTTDDLEQLCARALEAAAELSALGRAGRATVLRAMSAALEAHREELVAVADRETGLGPQRLNGELTRTAYQLDLFAEVLEDGGYLEATIDHAGPTPMGPRPDLRRMLLPLGPVAVFGASNFPFAFSVPGGDTASALAAGCPVIAKVHGAHPATSVLCRDVLLEGARAAGVQGDVVALVYGREAASALVQHPAVTAVGFTGSLEIGRMLADLAAARPSPIPFYGELGALNTLLVAPGAARNRGAEIGAGLAASFTLGVGQFCTKPGVALIPAGPDGEEIRRALISYVADAAAGVMLSERTADSFAEGTERLTSLPGVEVLARGGQRPGQGWWGEPLLLRADVDAVRAPLTDECFGPVLVLVEYGSEAEALAALRRFGPALTATVHADEEDHPLAAQVLQHAMGSVGRVVWNAFPTGVAVSWAMHHGGPYPATTNPLHTSVGTTSIRRWLRPVSLQDVPADLLPDELRDEPRTPGLPRRIDGTPTLG; this is encoded by the coding sequence ATGATCGCGAGCATCGACCCACGCACCGGTACGACCGTCGAGGAGCTCGACGTCTCGACCACCACCGACGACCTCGAGCAGCTCTGCGCGCGCGCCCTGGAGGCGGCCGCCGAGCTGTCCGCGCTGGGCCGCGCCGGGCGGGCCACCGTGCTGCGGGCGATGTCGGCCGCCCTGGAGGCGCACCGCGAGGAGCTCGTCGCGGTGGCCGACCGGGAGACCGGGCTCGGCCCGCAGCGGCTCAACGGTGAGCTGACCCGCACCGCCTACCAGCTCGACCTCTTCGCCGAGGTCCTGGAGGACGGCGGCTACCTCGAGGCCACCATCGACCACGCCGGCCCGACGCCGATGGGCCCGCGGCCGGACCTGCGGCGGATGCTGCTGCCGCTCGGGCCGGTGGCGGTGTTCGGGGCCAGCAACTTCCCCTTCGCCTTCTCCGTGCCCGGCGGCGACACCGCATCCGCGCTGGCGGCCGGCTGCCCCGTCATCGCCAAGGTGCACGGTGCCCACCCGGCCACCTCGGTGCTCTGTCGCGACGTGCTCCTGGAGGGCGCCCGCGCCGCCGGGGTGCAGGGCGACGTGGTGGCCCTGGTCTACGGCCGGGAGGCCGCCTCGGCGCTGGTGCAGCACCCGGCGGTCACCGCCGTGGGGTTCACCGGGTCGCTGGAGATCGGCCGGATGCTGGCCGACCTCGCTGCCGCCCGCCCCTCCCCCATCCCGTTCTACGGCGAGCTCGGCGCGCTCAACACCCTGCTCGTCGCCCCCGGGGCCGCCCGCAACCGCGGCGCGGAGATCGGCGCCGGGCTGGCCGCCTCCTTCACCCTCGGTGTCGGCCAGTTCTGCACCAAGCCCGGCGTGGCGCTCATCCCGGCCGGGCCGGACGGCGAGGAGATCCGCCGCGCGCTGATCAGCTACGTGGCCGACGCCGCAGCCGGCGTGATGCTCAGCGAACGCACCGCCGACTCCTTCGCCGAGGGCACCGAGCGGCTCACCTCGCTGCCCGGCGTCGAGGTGCTGGCCCGCGGCGGGCAGCGGCCCGGGCAGGGCTGGTGGGGCGAGCCGCTGCTGCTGCGCGCCGACGTCGACGCCGTGCGGGCCCCGCTCACCGACGAGTGCTTCGGCCCGGTGCTGGTGCTGGTCGAGTACGGCTCGGAGGCCGAGGCGCTGGCCGCGCTCCGCCGGTTCGGCCCCGCGCTCACCGCCACCGTGCACGCCGACGAGGAGGACCACCCGCTGGCCGCCCAGGTCCTGCAGCACGCCATGGGCAGCGTGGGCCGGGTGGTCTGGAACGCCTTCCCCACCGGTGTCGCGGTGTCCTGGGCGATGCACCACGGCGGCCCCTACCCGGCCACCACCAACCCGCTGCACACCAGCGTGGGCACCACCTCGATCCGGCGGTGGCTGCGCCCGGTGAGCCTGCAGGACGTGCCGGCGGACCTGTTGCCCGACGAGCTGCGCGACGAGCCCCGCACCCCGGGTCTCCCCCGCCGCATCGACGGCACGCCGACGCTGGGCTGA
- a CDS encoding fumarylacetoacetate hydrolase family protein, with product MTSPSPRQLVRFRRAGSPDPVVGVHADGAVTALPGVSSLAQLWSLRLDELRDRLATPPDGEPVPLADVELLAPVDGRTEVWAAGVTYETSREARVEESEQAADVYELVYDADRPELFFKSVGWRVRGPGQTVGVRADSTVDVPEPELALVVNRFGEVVGYTVCNDVSSRSIEGENPLYLPQAKVYSGGCAVGPWITPVWAVPDPYDLAIALTITRDGRPEWSGTASTATLHRRLDDLVGFLMRGDVHPDGVVLSTGTCLVPPPPFTLTPGDTVHIDIDRVGTLTNPVVRGLVEEAPA from the coding sequence GTGACCTCCCCCTCCCCCCGGCAGCTGGTCCGGTTCCGCCGGGCCGGCAGCCCGGACCCCGTCGTCGGTGTGCACGCCGACGGCGCCGTCACCGCGCTGCCCGGCGTCTCCTCGCTGGCCCAGCTGTGGTCGCTGCGGCTCGACGAGCTGCGCGACCGGCTGGCCACCCCACCCGACGGCGAGCCGGTCCCGCTGGCCGACGTCGAGCTGCTCGCCCCCGTCGACGGCCGCACCGAGGTGTGGGCCGCCGGGGTCACCTACGAGACCTCCCGCGAGGCCCGCGTCGAGGAGAGCGAGCAGGCCGCCGACGTCTACGAGCTGGTCTACGACGCCGACCGGCCCGAGCTGTTCTTCAAGTCCGTGGGCTGGCGGGTGCGCGGGCCGGGGCAGACGGTCGGGGTGCGCGCCGACTCCACCGTCGACGTCCCCGAGCCCGAGCTCGCGCTGGTGGTCAACCGCTTCGGCGAGGTCGTCGGCTACACCGTGTGCAACGACGTGTCCTCCCGCAGCATCGAGGGCGAGAACCCGCTCTACCTGCCGCAGGCCAAGGTCTACAGCGGCGGCTGCGCGGTCGGCCCGTGGATCACCCCGGTGTGGGCGGTGCCCGACCCCTACGACCTGGCCATCGCGCTGACCATCACCCGGGACGGCCGGCCGGAGTGGTCGGGCACGGCCAGCACCGCCACCCTGCACCGCAGGCTCGACGACCTGGTCGGGTTCCTGATGCGCGGCGACGTCCACCCCGACGGCGTCGTCCTGTCCACCGGCACCTGCCTGGTGCCGCCCCCGCCGTTCACGCTGACCCCCGGCGACACGGTGCACATCGACATCGACCGGGTCGGCACGCTGACCAACCCGGTCGTCCGCGGACTGGTCGAGGAGGCCCCAGCATGA